In a single window of the Hippocampus zosterae strain Florida chromosome 6, ASM2543408v3, whole genome shotgun sequence genome:
- the hic2 gene encoding hypermethylated in cancer 2 protein, whose product MELPNHAKQLLLQLNQQRAKGFLCDVIIVVENALFRAHKNILAASSIYFKSLVLHDNLINLDTEMVNPSVFRQVLDFIYTGKLLSSSDQGSEQNFSALLTAASYLQLHDLAALCRKKLKRSGGKPLPGKPSTPGPLSRLRLNNQRLSSSTPAGPNNHYHPAPSDADQPQPDEGLRDKLSDDEMYIGSSGRNGSGGNGSSNGNLSSGGSAGEPDLGLDLTKKSPPSAGGVTDALSPHSNSQESPQSASVSTTNSASLDDSSTTLPNADVCSSEPAELNCASKAENAHHDGPPPQKKSRQGGRKNEWPKKEASGLKSEDHDRPLVNGVIVAPKDGRAGGGSAGGLNSDQTHRCKDEEEGGENGQDHSDESGQSDGESAGGRGGTGGAHQNANYVYRQEGFEPAFGDNLYVCIPCGKGFPSSEQLNAHVETHTEDELYIKEEVGSYVKEEDEEEAEDLSAPVGPSNFASEARPFKCTVCNKSYKDPATLRQHEKSHWLTRPFPCNICGKMFTQRGTMTRHMRSHLGLKPFACEECGMRFTRQYRLTEHMRVHSGEKPYECQLCGGKFTQQRNLISHLRMHTSPS is encoded by the coding sequence ATGGAACTGCCAAATCATGCCAAACAACTGCTGCTGCAACTCAACCAACAGAGAGCCAAAGGCTTCCTGTGCGACGTCATCATCGTGGTGGAGAATGCCCTCTTCCGCGCCCACAAGAACATCCTGGCGGCGAGCAGCATCTATTTCAAGTCTTTGGTCCTCCACGATAACCTCATTAATCTTGACACGGAGATGGTCAACCCCTCCGTGTTCAGGCAAGTGTTGGACTTCATCTACACGGGCAAGCTGCTCTCCTCGTCGGACCAGGGCAGCGAGCAGAATTTCAGCGCCCTCTTAACCGCAGCCAGCTACCTCCAGCTCCACGACCTCGCCGCCCTGTGCAGAAAGAAGCTCAAGCGCAGCGGCGGGAAACCCCTGCCCGGTAAACCTTCCACTCCCGGGCCCCTGAGCCGCTTACGCCTCAACAACCAGCGCCTTTCCTCTTCCACGCCCGCCGGGCCCAACAACCACTATCATCCCGCCCCTTCGGACGCCGACCAGCCGCAGCCGGACGAAGGCCTTCGGGACAAGCTCTCCGACGACGAAATGTATATCGGCAGCTCCGGGAGGAACGGCAGCGGCGGGAACGGAAGCAGTAACGGTAACCTCAGCAGCGGAGGAAGCGCCGGCGAGCCCGATCTCGGGCTGGACCTGACCAAAAAGAGCCCTCCCTCGGCAGGCGGGGTGACGGACGCCCTGAGCCCCCACAGCAACTCCCAAGAATCCCCCCAATCTGCCTCAGTATCCACAACCAACAGTGCCTCCCTGGATGACTCTTCGACCACCCTCCCCAACGCAGACGTTTGCAGCTCGGAGCCCGCTGAGCTCAACTGCGCATCGAAAGCCGAGAACGCCCACCACGACGGGCCCCCGCCCCAGAAGAAATCTCGCCAGGGCGGGCGCAAGAACGAATGGCCCAAGAAGGAGGCATCGGGGCTGAAGTCCGAAGACCACGACAGGCCCCTGGTGAACGGGGTGATCGTGGCGCCCAAGGACGGCCGAGCCGGCGGGGGCAGCGCCGGCGGCCTCAACTCGGACCAAACCCACCGGTGCAAAGACGAGGAAGAGGGAGGAGAAAACGGCCAGGACCACAGCGACGAGAGCGGTCAGAGCGACGGCGAGAGCGCGGGGGGCAGAGGGGGGACGGGCGGGGCGCACCAGAACGCCAACTACGTGTACCGGCAGGAAGGTTTCGAGCCGGCGTTCGGGGACAACCTGTACGTGTGCATCCCCTGCGGGAAAGGCTTCCCCAGCTCGGAGCAGCTCAACGCTCACGTGGAGACGCACACCGAGGACGAGCTGTACATCAAAGAGGAAGTGGGGAGCTACGTCAAAGAGGAAGACGAAGAGGAGGCCGAGGACCTTTCCGCCCCCGTCGGGCCGTCCAACTTCGCCTCCGAAGCCCGCCCCTTCAAGTGCACCGTTTGCAATAAGAGCTACAAGGACCCGGCGACGTTGCGACAACACGAGAAGAGCCACTGGCTCACCCGCCCCTTCCCTTGCAACATCTGCGGCAAAATGTTCACCCAGCGGGGCACCATGACGCGCCACATGCGCAGCCACCTGGGCCTCAAGCCCTTTGCCTGCGAGGAGTGCGGCATGCGCTTCACCCGCCAGTACCGGCTGACGGAGCACATGCGCGTGCACTCCGGGGAGAAGCCGTACGAATGCCAGCTGTGCGGCGGCAAGTTCACTCAACAGCGCAACCTCATCAGTCACCTGAGAATGCACACCTCGCCCTCCTAG